A section of the Amycolatopsis sp. AA4 genome encodes:
- a CDS encoding NADPH:quinone reductase yields the protein MIAAYVTSPGDSSEIKVGPLPDPEPGPREVLVKVSAVTVNHVDTFIRSGAYPTALTFPFVIGRDLVGTVVSSPVDRFAPGDRVWCNSLGHDGRQGSFSEYCVVPEDRLYPLPDGVSDDAVAVLHTAATAYLGLFEHAGAGYGETIAVLGAGGGVGSAVVQLASTAGLRVVATARAEDAEWCRECGAEEVFDYADPDLYRNLPAVDLLWDNAGQHDLVSAVPLLSRGGRIVAMAGMESTPTLPIGQLYTRDASIRGFAISNAGIAALGSAARVINRALSTGILRPRIGTRLPLAEAAEAHRLQESGEARGRIVLTV from the coding sequence GTGATCGCTGCATACGTGACGTCGCCCGGCGACAGTTCCGAGATCAAGGTCGGTCCGCTCCCGGACCCCGAGCCGGGGCCGCGCGAGGTGCTGGTGAAAGTCTCCGCGGTGACGGTGAACCACGTCGACACCTTCATCCGTTCGGGCGCTTATCCCACCGCCCTTACGTTTCCGTTCGTCATCGGCCGGGATCTGGTGGGCACTGTTGTCTCCTCGCCAGTAGACCGCTTCGCGCCCGGCGACCGGGTGTGGTGCAACAGCCTCGGCCACGACGGCAGGCAGGGTTCCTTCTCCGAGTACTGCGTCGTGCCCGAGGACCGGCTTTATCCGTTGCCGGATGGGGTTTCCGACGACGCGGTCGCCGTCCTGCACACCGCCGCCACCGCGTATCTGGGCCTTTTCGAACACGCCGGCGCCGGGTACGGCGAGACGATCGCGGTGCTCGGCGCGGGCGGCGGCGTCGGCAGCGCGGTCGTCCAACTTGCTTCGACCGCCGGCCTGCGCGTCGTCGCGACCGCCCGCGCCGAGGACGCGGAATGGTGCCGGGAATGCGGTGCCGAAGAGGTTTTCGACTACGCCGACCCCGACCTCTACCGCAACCTCCCGGCGGTGGATCTGTTGTGGGACAACGCCGGACAGCACGACCTGGTCTCGGCAGTGCCGCTCCTGTCCCGCGGCGGCCGCATCGTGGCGATGGCCGGAATGGAGTCGACCCCCACGCTGCCGATCGGCCAGCTGTACACGCGCGACGCCAGCATCCGCGGGTTCGCCATCAGCAACGCCGGGATCGCCGCGCTGGGTTCCGCCGCCCGCGTGATCAACCGGGCCCTCTCCACCGGAATTCTGCGCCCGCGGATCGGCACTCGCCTCCCCCTCGCGGAGGCCGCCGAGGCGCACCGCTTGCAGGAATCGGGGGAGGCGCGAGGCCGGATCGTGCTGACGGTTTAA
- a CDS encoding DUF3696 domain-containing protein, producing MITELSLRNFKAWSATGKVKLGPISCFFGSNSSGKTSLLQSLLLLKQTAISADRGRVFDLGGSDSSLVSLGTFYDLVYGHATGENVEIDVSWEEDEPFSITDTEARSRSVIAKSSSLGLEVEVSVGRNQPAVQRVVYKLGDYDFSLSRREGGKYRLSSNGYKFRRVTGRAWPLPPPGKFYSFPDQVRSYYQNAAFLSDLELNFEQFCGRIYYLGPLRQDPQRQYLWGGGRPVDVGRRGELAVEAMIASQADGKTNSRGFVRRKNGALWALPRISVEQHVASWLKELNLISDFSVEPLDRDRESVYRVLVRRGPSDPPVLLTDVGFGVSQVLPVLVLLAYVPEGSTVLLEQPEIHLHPAVQSGLADVIIEAAKVRKLQVIVESHSEHLLLRLQRRIAEKFMPREIEITSEDCHIYFCDSRQGAPTIERLNLDLFGNVTNWPADFFGDGFGEAAAQAKAARRRMKEERGE from the coding sequence ATGATTACCGAGCTTTCTCTGCGGAACTTTAAGGCTTGGTCCGCCACGGGTAAGGTGAAGCTTGGCCCTATATCGTGTTTCTTCGGGAGTAACTCCTCCGGTAAGACGAGTCTACTGCAAAGTCTTCTCCTGTTGAAACAGACGGCCATTTCGGCGGATCGAGGTCGCGTTTTCGACCTCGGTGGAAGTGATTCGTCTCTTGTGAGTCTTGGGACGTTCTATGACTTGGTGTACGGCCACGCTACGGGGGAAAACGTTGAAATTGATGTGTCCTGGGAAGAGGATGAGCCGTTCAGTATAACTGATACTGAGGCGCGCTCTCGCTCGGTAATAGCAAAGAGCAGTAGTCTTGGCTTGGAAGTCGAGGTCTCAGTTGGCCGTAATCAGCCGGCCGTTCAGAGGGTTGTGTATAAACTCGGAGACTACGATTTCAGCTTGAGCAGGAGGGAAGGGGGTAAATACCGTCTTAGTTCTAATGGCTATAAATTCAGACGAGTGACTGGTCGTGCATGGCCATTGCCTCCGCCGGGTAAATTCTATAGTTTCCCGGATCAGGTGCGATCATATTATCAGAATGCGGCTTTTCTTAGTGACCTTGAGTTAAATTTTGAGCAGTTCTGCGGGCGGATTTACTACCTAGGTCCACTCAGGCAAGACCCTCAGCGGCAGTATCTCTGGGGTGGCGGTCGTCCGGTTGACGTCGGGCGCCGAGGGGAGCTGGCGGTAGAGGCGATGATTGCGTCTCAGGCTGATGGGAAGACTAATTCACGCGGCTTCGTGAGACGAAAGAACGGTGCCCTGTGGGCTTTGCCTCGAATTAGCGTTGAGCAGCATGTTGCTAGTTGGCTGAAAGAGTTGAATCTGATATCGGATTTCTCTGTTGAGCCGCTAGATCGCGACCGTGAAAGCGTCTATCGAGTCTTGGTTAGACGCGGTCCATCTGATCCGCCGGTTCTTCTTACTGATGTTGGATTCGGTGTGTCTCAAGTGTTACCCGTTCTGGTTCTTCTTGCCTATGTTCCCGAAGGGTCGACAGTCCTTCTCGAGCAGCCTGAGATTCACCTTCATCCGGCAGTGCAAAGCGGATTAGCTGATGTAATAATCGAAGCTGCCAAGGTTCGTAAGCTGCAAGTGATTGTTGAGAGCCATTCGGAGCATTTGCTTCTAAGGCTTCAGCGACGTATTGCCGAGAAGTTCATGCCTCGGGAGATTGAGATTACATCCGAAGATTGCCACATATATTTTTGCGACTCTCGGCAAGGGGCTCCTACGATCGAAAGGCTTAACCTTGACCTGTTCGGAAATGTGACAAACTGGCCTGCCGACTTTTTTGGCGATGGCTTTGGTGAGGCTGCCGCTCAGGCAAAAGCGGCGAGAAGAAGGATGAAAGAGGAGAGGGGGGAGTGA
- a CDS encoding helix-turn-helix domain-containing protein, with protein MSGTRGIFLADCPARLAVELIADKWTVVVLAGLSKGPVRHGDLVELIGGISRKVLTQTLRRLEAHGLVRRQAYAEAPPRVEYELTPLGATLIEPIHTLTEWARANGDAVLDALDSAAKNE; from the coding sequence ATGAGCGGTACCCGCGGCATCTTCCTCGCCGATTGCCCGGCGCGGCTGGCAGTAGAGCTGATCGCCGACAAGTGGACGGTGGTCGTGCTCGCCGGACTCAGCAAGGGCCCGGTCCGCCACGGCGACCTGGTCGAGCTGATCGGCGGCATCTCCCGGAAAGTGCTCACCCAGACCCTGCGCCGGCTGGAAGCGCACGGCCTCGTCCGCCGCCAGGCGTATGCCGAGGCCCCGCCGCGCGTCGAGTACGAACTGACCCCGCTGGGAGCGACGCTGATCGAGCCGATCCACACCTTGACGGAGTGGGCCCGGGCGAATGGGGACGCGGTTCTGGACGCACTGGATTCGGCTGCCAAAAACGAGTGA
- a CDS encoding NADP-dependent oxidoreductase, with translation MRVITQHKLGGPEVLTIADAPEPRAVPTEVLVRVKAIGLNPLEARLRDGEFPLLGQPPFVLGWDVSGVVEEALTWRFRPGDEVFGMPLFPRAANAYAELVTAPALHLVRKPKELSHVEAAALPVVGLTAWQGLVDLGGVTAGDRVLIHGGGGGVGHVAIQIAKALGAQVLATASGSKREFVEGLGADEVIDYRKVDFAEAVSDIDVVLDTLGGDTAERSLGVLRPGGHLVTAVADEDTELIAKFEAAGMRFSGIAVDSDPFGLRELVALVEQGKLRVHVQETFPFERVVDAHRLLDRGHLQGKVVLTVP, from the coding sequence ATGCGAGTCATCACCCAGCACAAGCTCGGCGGCCCGGAAGTGCTCACGATCGCGGACGCGCCCGAACCCCGGGCAGTGCCGACCGAAGTCCTCGTCCGGGTCAAGGCGATCGGGTTGAATCCGTTGGAGGCGCGGCTGCGCGACGGCGAGTTTCCGTTGCTCGGCCAGCCGCCGTTCGTGCTCGGCTGGGACGTCAGCGGCGTGGTCGAAGAGGCGTTGACCTGGCGGTTCCGGCCGGGCGACGAGGTGTTCGGGATGCCGCTGTTTCCCCGCGCGGCCAACGCGTATGCCGAGCTCGTGACTGCTCCGGCCTTGCATCTGGTCCGCAAGCCGAAGGAGCTTTCGCACGTCGAGGCCGCGGCGTTGCCGGTCGTCGGGCTGACGGCGTGGCAAGGGCTGGTCGACCTCGGCGGCGTGACGGCGGGCGACCGCGTGCTGATCCACGGCGGGGGCGGCGGGGTCGGGCACGTCGCGATCCAGATCGCGAAAGCGCTTGGCGCGCAGGTGCTCGCGACGGCCAGCGGGAGCAAACGGGAGTTCGTCGAGGGGCTCGGCGCCGACGAGGTCATCGACTACCGAAAGGTCGATTTCGCTGAAGCGGTAAGCGATATCGACGTTGTGCTCGACACGCTCGGCGGCGACACCGCGGAGCGTTCGCTCGGTGTGCTCCGGCCGGGCGGGCATCTGGTGACGGCCGTCGCCGACGAAGACACTGAGCTGATCGCGAAGTTCGAGGCGGCCGGGATGCGGTTCAGCGGCATCGCGGTCGACTCGGACCCGTTCGGGCTGCGGGAGCTGGTCGCGCTCGTGGAGCAGGGCAAGCTCCGGGTCCACGTGCAGGAGACGTTCCCGTTCGAGCGGGTCGTCGACGCGCATCGGCTGCTAGACCGCGGTCATCTGCAGGGCAAGGTGGTGCTCACGGTTCCTTAA
- a CDS encoding NUDIX domain-containing protein → MKRTDNNLYPIRGGQLELGETMAQAAVHEVREETASTARS, encoded by the coding sequence ATTAAGCGCACAGACAACAATCTCTACCCAATCCGTGGTGGCCAACTGGAACTAGGCGAGACAATGGCACAGGCCGCAGTCCACGAGGTTCGCGAGGAGACGGCATCGACTGCAAGGTCATAG